A genome region from Chitinivorax tropicus includes the following:
- a CDS encoding MBL fold metallo-hydrolase — protein sequence MQRCLLGILMLIPATQVIACPADDTYLQVLGSGGPELTGRAQTSYLVWDHGKARVLIDAGPGSAINFGRARARFEDLQAIALTHLHTDHSADIVAFIKAGFFENRDQDLPLFGPDGASRFPATTEWAQALFDKEQGAYRYLARFVTDQEDASPYRLRPQDILPDGDTPTVAFNQAPLKLTAVTVGHGAVPALAWRVDLNHRAVVISGDTNGNGPALTNLAKHSGLLVAHNAVPEGAQGVERALHMPPSRIGEIAAISQPARLVLSHRMRRTLGQEQQTKRAIRQAYHGPLQFANDLDCIRIPATP from the coding sequence ATGCAACGTTGTCTTCTGGGTATCCTGATGCTGATACCCGCCACACAGGTGATCGCCTGCCCCGCCGATGACACCTACCTTCAGGTATTGGGCTCAGGCGGGCCAGAGCTGACCGGTCGGGCTCAGACCAGCTATCTGGTTTGGGATCATGGCAAGGCACGTGTATTGATTGATGCCGGCCCAGGCAGCGCAATCAATTTCGGGCGGGCCAGGGCGCGGTTCGAAGACCTGCAAGCGATTGCGCTGACCCATTTGCACACTGACCATAGTGCCGACATCGTCGCCTTCATCAAAGCCGGTTTTTTTGAAAACCGCGATCAAGACCTGCCCTTGTTCGGCCCTGATGGTGCCAGCCGTTTCCCCGCCACCACCGAATGGGCTCAGGCCCTATTCGACAAGGAGCAAGGTGCCTACCGCTATCTGGCAAGATTTGTGACTGACCAGGAGGACGCGAGCCCCTACCGGCTGCGCCCACAGGACATCCTGCCCGATGGTGATACGCCAACCGTGGCATTCAATCAAGCGCCACTGAAACTGACCGCTGTGACAGTTGGACATGGCGCAGTGCCTGCATTGGCCTGGCGGGTGGATCTGAATCATCGGGCCGTCGTCATCAGCGGCGACACCAACGGCAATGGCCCGGCCTTGACAAACCTGGCCAAGCACAGCGGCCTGCTGGTTGCACACAATGCGGTGCCTGAAGGAGCCCAAGGCGTGGAACGCGCACTTCACATGCCGCCGTCGCGCATCGGAGAGATTGCCGCCATCAGCCAGCCCGCCCGATTGGTGCTATCGCATCGCATGCGCCGTACCTTAGGCCAGGAGCAGCAAACCAAGCGTGCCATCCGACAGGCTTACCACGGGCCATTGCAGTTTGCCAACGATTTGGACTGCATCCGAATCCCGGCGACGCCCTGA
- the argF gene encoding ornithine carbamoyltransferase — protein sequence MSMKHFLQLKDFTGEEFEYLFQRAKWIKHQFKNYLAYQPLKDRTLAMVFEKQSTRTRVSFEAGMYQMGGIAINLTTGQTQLGRGEPIEDVARVISRMVDIVMIRTYNQDIIERFAQYSRVPVINGLTDEHHPCQIMADIFTFMEHRGSIAGKTVAWIGDGNNVARSWLQAAKIFDFTLHVSTPPGFELDVGEDACANLKVCTDPMDAARHADLVTTDVWTSMGWEDEEDTRKQQFADWQVDTDMMRVAKPDALFMHCLPAHRGEEVAADVIDGPQSVVWDEAENRMHTQKALLEYLLLGRLA from the coding sequence ATGAGCATGAAACACTTTCTGCAGTTGAAGGATTTTACTGGCGAGGAATTCGAATACCTGTTCCAGCGCGCCAAGTGGATCAAACACCAATTCAAGAACTATCTTGCCTATCAACCGCTGAAAGACCGAACCCTGGCTATGGTGTTCGAAAAGCAATCCACCCGGACCCGTGTCAGCTTCGAAGCGGGCATGTACCAGATGGGGGGGATCGCCATCAACCTGACCACCGGCCAGACCCAGCTGGGGCGCGGCGAGCCGATCGAGGACGTGGCCAGGGTGATTTCACGGATGGTCGATATCGTGATGATCCGTACCTATAACCAGGACATCATCGAGCGTTTTGCACAGTATTCACGCGTGCCGGTGATCAATGGTCTGACCGATGAACACCACCCCTGCCAGATCATGGCCGATATTTTCACCTTCATGGAGCACCGTGGCTCGATTGCAGGTAAAACCGTCGCCTGGATCGGGGATGGCAACAATGTTGCCCGCTCATGGCTACAGGCCGCCAAGATCTTTGATTTCACCTTGCATGTGTCCACCCCCCCCGGTTTCGAGCTGGATGTGGGCGAGGATGCCTGCGCAAACCTGAAGGTATGCACAGATCCCATGGACGCCGCCCGCCACGCCGATCTGGTGACCACCGATGTGTGGACCAGCATGGGTTGGGAGGATGAGGAGGATACCCGTAAGCAACAATTTGCTGATTGGCAGGTCGATACCGACATGATGCGCGTGGCCAAGCCTGATGCGCTGTTCATGCATTGCCTGCCTGCCCATCGTGGCGAAGAGGTCGCTGCAGATGTCATCGATGGACCGCAATCAGTGGTGTGGGATGAGGCTGAAAACCGCATGCATACCCAGAAGGCGTTGTTGGAGTATCTATTGCTGGGCCGGCTCGCCTAG
- a CDS encoding 5-carboxymethyl-2-hydroxymuconate Delta-isomerase, with protein MPHLILEYTANLHPHADRQALFHRLHETMMASGEFLLDEIKSRAICLDDYFVGAGGDHHAFAHLKIHMLDKRDGAVMARIAQSLLPVLSEAYQTALTSLQCQICVEVVPIRSDGYFKVVS; from the coding sequence ATGCCGCATCTGATACTTGAATATACCGCCAACCTCCATCCCCACGCCGATCGCCAAGCATTGTTCCATCGATTGCACGAAACCATGATGGCCTCCGGTGAATTCCTGTTGGATGAAATCAAGAGTCGTGCCATCTGCCTGGATGACTACTTTGTCGGCGCTGGTGGTGATCATCATGCCTTTGCGCACCTGAAGATCCACATGCTCGACAAACGTGATGGGGCGGTCATGGCCCGCATTGCCCAAAGCCTGCTGCCGGTCTTGTCCGAGGCATATCAAACCGCCTTGACCAGCTTGCAATGTCAGATCTGTGTGGAGGTGGTCCCCATACGGTCGGATGGTTATTTCAAAGTCGTATCGTAG
- a CDS encoding VOC family protein has product MLDHIGLRVTDYPKSKAFYEQALAPLGYGKLYEFKGEDAGGYEGAGFGVAPKPDFWIGTGVPHKPGLHIAFRADSRAMVDAFYHAALAAGGVCNGAPGLRPHYHPDYYGAFVLDPDGHNIEAVCHSPE; this is encoded by the coding sequence ATGCTGGATCATATTGGATTGCGCGTCACCGACTACCCCAAGAGCAAGGCGTTCTATGAACAAGCGTTGGCGCCACTTGGATATGGCAAATTGTATGAGTTCAAAGGCGAGGACGCAGGAGGATACGAAGGGGCAGGGTTTGGCGTCGCGCCCAAGCCAGACTTTTGGATTGGCACTGGTGTCCCGCACAAGCCGGGTCTGCACATTGCTTTCCGCGCTGACAGTCGAGCCATGGTTGATGCGTTCTATCACGCTGCATTGGCGGCGGGTGGGGTCTGCAATGGCGCACCGGGTTTGCGCCCGCACTACCATCCCGACTACTATGGTGCGTTCGTCCTCGATCCGGATGGCCACAATATCGAGGCCGTCTGCCACTCACCTGAATAA
- a CDS encoding DUF2788 domain-containing protein: protein MSEELFTELSLQICLTGLILYMGFIVYDLAKESKAGKYGTVVMFGTLGLGVLGFVIKTVITKVLS from the coding sequence ATGAGTGAAGAGCTGTTTACCGAATTGTCGTTGCAGATATGCTTGACCGGGTTGATTCTCTACATGGGCTTCATTGTGTATGACTTGGCCAAGGAGTCCAAAGCGGGCAAGTATGGAACCGTGGTGATGTTCGGTACCTTGGGTCTGGGCGTGCTGGGTTTCGTGATCAAGACTGTGATCACCAAAGTTCTGAGTTGA
- a CDS encoding 5'-nucleotidase, which yields MPYDLDSRLVIGLASSALFDLQDSDRVFRQQGEAAYRAYQRQHQRTPLAQGVAFPFIKRLLSINAIRPDDPPIEVILLSRNDPDTGMRVMDSIKHHGLDMTRAVFLQGRSPYRYIPALNISLFLSANEQDVKQAMDAGYPAGQVLPTPGADDPDDHELRIALDFDGVLADDQAEAVFQETHDINRFHEHEQQWVDVPHNPGPLADFLKKLSQIQQLELASAADNDSYQPRLRVSIVTARNAPSHERVINTMRSWGIVVNEAFFLGGVAKSRVLEIMRPHIFFDDQRLHLEPTSAALPSVHIPFGVTNRRREE from the coding sequence ATGCCCTACGACCTCGATAGCCGACTGGTGATCGGCCTTGCTTCCAGCGCGCTGTTCGACCTGCAGGATTCAGACCGCGTGTTCCGCCAGCAGGGCGAAGCCGCCTATCGTGCTTATCAACGACAGCACCAGCGCACCCCACTGGCACAAGGGGTCGCCTTTCCATTCATCAAACGTTTGCTGTCGATCAATGCAATCCGGCCAGACGACCCGCCTATTGAAGTGATCTTGCTTTCCCGCAACGACCCGGATACCGGCATGCGAGTCATGGACAGCATCAAGCACCATGGTCTGGACATGACCCGTGCGGTCTTCCTGCAAGGGCGTTCGCCATATCGCTATATTCCTGCACTCAATATCAGCTTGTTTCTGTCCGCCAACGAGCAAGATGTCAAACAAGCCATGGATGCGGGCTATCCCGCAGGGCAGGTGCTGCCTACTCCCGGCGCGGATGACCCTGACGACCACGAATTACGGATTGCATTGGATTTCGATGGTGTCCTGGCTGATGACCAAGCGGAAGCGGTATTTCAAGAGACCCACGACATCAACCGCTTTCACGAGCACGAGCAACAATGGGTCGATGTGCCACACAACCCAGGGCCTTTGGCAGACTTCCTGAAAAAGCTGTCTCAGATTCAACAACTGGAACTGGCAAGCGCTGCCGACAACGATAGCTACCAGCCCAGATTGCGAGTATCGATTGTCACCGCTCGCAACGCCCCCTCGCATGAACGAGTGATCAACACCATGCGTAGCTGGGGCATTGTCGTCAATGAAGCCTTTTTCCTGGGTGGCGTGGCCAAGAGCCGGGTGCTGGAGATCATGCGCCCACACATTTTCTTTGATGATCAGCGGCTGCACCTGGAACCCACTTCAGCGGCCCTGCCCTCGGTACACATCCCATTCGGCGTGACCAACCGGCGGCGTGAGGAATGA
- a CDS encoding argininosuccinate synthase, giving the protein MSDIKKVVLAYSGGLDTSVILKWLQDAYQCEVVTFTADIGQGEELEPARAKALQLGIKPENIFIDDLREEFVRDFVFPMFRANTIYEGEYLLGTSIARPLIAKRQIEIANQVGADAVSHGATGKGNDQVRFELGYYALKPGVKVIAPWREWDLLSREKLLTYAEQAGIPIEMKHKQGGAPYSMDANLLHISFEGRHLEDPKAEAEESMWRWTVSPEAAPDSPEYIDIEFEQGDPVALNGVRLKPHEMLAKLNELGGKHGIGRLDLVENRYVGMKSRGCYETPGGTILLKAHRGIESITLDREVGHLKDDLMARYASLIYNGYWWSPERKALQVLIDHTQQHVNGWVRIKLYKGGVSVVSRDSKDTLFDQTIATFDDDGGAYNQADAGGFIKLNALRMRIAARKRS; this is encoded by the coding sequence ATGTCAGATATCAAGAAAGTGGTGCTTGCCTACTCAGGCGGCCTCGATACCTCAGTCATCCTGAAATGGCTGCAGGATGCCTATCAATGTGAAGTGGTGACATTCACTGCTGACATCGGTCAGGGTGAAGAGCTGGAGCCCGCCCGGGCCAAGGCGTTGCAGCTTGGCATCAAGCCGGAGAACATCTTCATTGATGATCTGCGAGAAGAGTTCGTCCGTGACTTTGTCTTCCCCATGTTCCGCGCCAACACCATCTATGAAGGTGAATATCTGCTTGGCACCTCGATTGCCCGTCCGCTGATCGCCAAGCGGCAGATCGAGATCGCCAATCAGGTGGGGGCTGATGCCGTGTCACACGGTGCAACCGGCAAGGGCAATGATCAAGTGCGTTTCGAGCTGGGCTACTACGCCCTCAAGCCCGGCGTCAAAGTCATCGCCCCCTGGCGCGAGTGGGATCTGCTGTCGCGTGAGAAATTGTTGACCTACGCCGAGCAGGCAGGCATCCCGATCGAGATGAAGCACAAACAAGGGGGCGCACCATACTCGATGGACGCCAACCTGCTGCATATCTCGTTTGAAGGCCGCCATCTCGAAGACCCGAAAGCCGAAGCGGAAGAATCGATGTGGCGTTGGACAGTGTCGCCTGAAGCTGCCCCCGATTCACCGGAATACATCGATATCGAGTTCGAGCAAGGCGATCCGGTAGCATTGAATGGCGTGCGTCTGAAACCCCATGAGATGTTGGCCAAACTGAATGAACTGGGTGGCAAACATGGGATCGGTCGGCTGGATCTGGTCGAGAACCGTTATGTAGGCATGAAGTCGCGTGGCTGCTACGAAACACCAGGTGGCACGATTCTCCTCAAAGCGCATCGCGGCATCGAATCGATCACCCTGGATCGGGAAGTGGGCCATCTGAAAGATGACCTGATGGCCCGCTACGCCAGCCTGATCTACAACGGCTATTGGTGGAGCCCAGAGCGCAAGGCATTGCAGGTGCTGATCGATCATACCCAGCAGCACGTCAATGGCTGGGTGCGGATCAAGCTGTATAAAGGCGGGGTGTCAGTGGTGTCACGCGACTCGAAAGACACACTGTTCGACCAGACCATCGCGACCTTTGATGATGATGGTGGTGCATACAATCAGGCCGACGCCGGTGGATTCATCAAGCTGAACGCCCTGCGCATGCGGATTGCCGCCCGAAAACGCAGCTGA